In Aegilops tauschii subsp. strangulata cultivar AL8/78 chromosome 3, Aet v6.0, whole genome shotgun sequence, one genomic interval encodes:
- the LOC109786238 gene encoding pentatricopeptide repeat-containing protein At5g42450, mitochondrial, producing MPYRDVVAATAAIGALARGGRHRDAVALFSRVLADGVPAPNEFTFGTVLRSATALRDPRVGAQLHACAAKSGLSSIVFVGSALVDHYAKMGAMREAQGALGDTSEPNVVSYTALIAGFLKNGMPEKALRLFRCMPEKNVVSWNAMIGGCSQAGLSEEAVGLFREMCREGARPNESTFPCVLTSVANAGALGVARSVHASAIKHLGRLDVYIGNSLVSCYARCGSLEDSVLVFTNMERKNVVSWNALICGYAQNGRGEEALAAHKRMIATGLKADNVTLLGLLFGCNHAGLVDEGYSLFKTAQREQPGILKPEHYACVVDLLSRAKRFDDAKRFLEDLPFEPGLGFWKSMIGGCLIHWNKDLAESVANRIHALDPDDTSSYILLSNVYSAVGSWESASMIRRQIKEKGLKRITGCSWIEVQDKAHVFFNGDSKHPQSDEIYKMLEVCLDTGEDEHCLAV from the coding sequence atgccgtACCGGGACGTGGTCGCGGCGACGGCGGCCATCGGCGCGCTCGCACGCGGCGGCCGGCACCGCGACGCCGTGGCGCTCTTCTCCCGCGTGCTCGCGGACGGCGTCCCGGCGCCAAACGAGTTCACCTTCGGCACGGTCCTCCGGTCGGCCACCGCGCTGCGCGACCCGCGCGTCGGCGCGCAGCTCCACGCCTGCGCCGCCAAGTCCGGCCTCTCCTCCATCGTCTTCGTGGGCAGCGCCCTCGTCGACCACTACGCCAAGATGGGCGCCATGAGGGAGGCCCAGGGCGCGCTCGGGGACACCAGCGAGCCCAACGTCGTCTCCTACACCGCGCTCATCGCCGGGTTCTTGAAGAACGGGATGCCCGAGAAGGCCCTCCGGCTGTTCCGGTGCATGCCGGAGAAGAATGTGGTCTCCTGGAACGCGATGATCGGCGGGTGCAGCCAGGCGGGGCTCAGCGAGGAGGCCGTCGGCCTGTTCCGGGAGATGTGTCGAGAGGGCGCCAGGCCGAACGAGAGCACGTTTCCCTGCGTGCTCACCTCTGTTGCCAACGCAGGGGCGCTTGGCGTCGCGAGAAGCGTCCATGCGTCGGCCATCAAGCACTTGGGCAGGCTCGACGTTTACATCGGCAATTCTCTCGTCAGTTGCTATGCCAGGTGCGGTAGCTTGGAGGACAGTGTGCTGGTCTTCACAAACATGGAGCGGAAGAATGTGGTCTCCTGGAACGCTCTGATCTGTGGGTATGCACAAAATGGGAGAGGGGAGGAAGCTTTGGCTGCCCACAAGAGGATGATAGCAACGGGCTTGAAGGCAGATAATGTCACTCTTCTAGGATTGCTGTTCGGTTGCAACCATGCCGGTCTGGTCGACGAGGGTTATTCGTTGTTCAAGACAGCCCAGAGAGAGCAACCCGGCATATTGAAGCCTGAGCATTACGCTTGTGTTGTGGACCTCCTCTCTCGTGCCAAACGATTCGATGACGCCAAGAGGTTTCTTGAGGACCTTCCGTTTGAGCCAGGCCTTGGGTTCTGGAAGTCAATGATAGGAGGGTGCCTGATTCACTGGAACAAGGACCTCGCTGAGAGCGTCGCCAACCGTATTCATGCACTTGATCCAGACGACACTTCTTCATACATCCTTCTCTCTAATGTTTATTCTGCAGTTGGAAGCTGGGAGAGTGCGTCAATGATCAGGAGACAGATTAAGGAGAAGGGGCTCAAGAGGATCACTGGCTGCAGCTGGATTGAGGTCCAGGACAAGGCCCATGTCTTCTTCAATGGAGACTCTAAACATCCTCAGAGTGATGAAATTTACAAGATGCTTGAGGTTTGCCTGGATACTGGTGAAGATGAACACTGCCTTGCAGTATGA
- the LOC109786237 gene encoding histone H2B.5, with protein MAPKAEKKPAAEKKPVETEKKPKAEKRVPGKDGGADKKKKKAKKSVETYKIYIFKVLKQVHPDIGISSKAMSIMNSFINDIFEKLAGESAKLARYNKKPTITSREIQTAVRLVLPGELAKHAVSEGTKAVTKFTSS; from the coding sequence ATGGCGCCCAAGGCCGAGAAGAAGCCCGCCGCGGAGAAGAAGCCGGTGGAGACGGAGAAGAAGCCCAAGGCCGAGAAGCGCGTGCCCGGCAAGGACGGCGGCGccgacaagaagaagaagaaggccaagaagagcGTCGAGACGTACAAGATCTACATCTTCAAGGTGCTCAAGCAGGTGCACCCCGACATCGGCATCTCCTCCAAGGCCATGTCCATCATGAACTCCTTCATCAACGACATCTTCGAGAAGCTCGCCGGCGAGTCGGCCAAGCTCGCCCGCTACAACAAGAAGCCCACCATCACCTCCAGGGAGATCCAGACCGCCGTGCGTCTCGTCCTCCCCGGCGAGCTCGCCAAGCACGCCGTCTCCGAGGGCACCAAGGCCGTCACCAAGTTCACCTCCTCTTAG